The following nucleotide sequence is from Hylaeus volcanicus isolate JK05 chromosome 3, UHH_iyHylVolc1.0_haploid, whole genome shotgun sequence.
TGCCAATCGAATTTTCCACAGGTTCGAACGAAGTTCGTAAACAGCAGTCGCTAATTGGCCAATAACGAACGGGAGATAAAATATCGGTCCGTGGCGGTAATTTTCCTCCGGCCATTAAACTATTACGGGCATTTCGAAATTTCCTCCGAAACTCGGACGTGCTCACTGCTCTGACGCAATTACCGCACGACCGCCCTCCcgataatgaataattaatcatCGATGCTGAACCGGTACAAGAAGGCAGGAAAAACTTTACGTCAACCTTTATTCCGATCGCTGCGAATTcgttaagtaaataaaaagagtTGTACAGTTGTTATTATGTTTTCTGGCGATGGACAGATCTTGGTATCTTATCATCATCCATGATTTGTCATAGAATGTTCTTCGtgaagaataaattgtttttctatcGATAATTTAGGGCAGTCTGTCGGTAAAAATCGGTATTGTAGATTCCTAAATGGCAGAAGAATTTATTACCAGCAGAGCAACCCTCTTTATCGACCAAATATTCTACGTTACCTAGTCTTATCGATCTTTACTTAGTCTTATCGATCAGTATCTTATTATCATACGAGATTTAGCAGAGAATGTCCTTTGTGAAGAATAAATTGTTCCTCTATCGATAATGTAGTGCATTTTATCGTTAATGTAGAGTCTTAATTGATCGAAGAATGTATTATCAGCATAGaatattctacattaccgagttTTATCGACAGAATAGTCTGTCACATCCTCTCATACAGGATACTGCTTCCAGCAAACGCCATAACTCTTCCAACCGAATAAAATACAGCTCTGAGATATGAATCATTTACAAGCAGATAAATCATCTTTAAatctgtaatttaaaagtttctgGCATCGATCGAGCCCGAGCCAATGGAAAGAGGCTGAGCGAGACGTAACAAAGGATGGAAATCACTTCCAGGGCtcaacgaaattatttatctggCTCGTGGCCGGATGACGGGCATTGATAAATAGGTCCTCGCACGAAATGCTTCAGGGAAATGCCCGGAACGAGGAAGAACGATTAAACAAGATCCCCTGGACGACCAACGGAAAAAATTGTCGCTCTCAACAACTACCAAGAGGAAGATAGAAGCCCTCCCACGAGAAGAGTCCCTCTTTTCATCCCACTTCTTTTTCGccaagtgaaataaaattacttaatcCACTGCTGCCTCGCGACTGCCCAAATTCGCAAATATAAATTGACCGAAAGTTGTCAATTTCAAGCAAAATCTACAGCtacgtattttattaactcGGTTTCGAATATTCTCACATTTTCCCTTTTCGATTGAGGGTTCAGTGGTTTCGTGTACTCGCAAAACTCGCGTAATCCTGGCCACCAAATCTGATTAGAAGTAATTAACCTATGCAACTTCTGAACTAAGCTCCTCGATGCTGGTCCACAATGCGGGCGAACGTTGGCCATGGCGCATAATCTTCTGAAAATGTAGAGCAGTGTTAATTACCTATTCGCAGGATCGTGTGGCTGTTGTTCGTTGATTATTCCACTTGTCGGAAATAAGGCGAAATGTGGAGGAATCGGTTATTTAATTACGTCGATGCGTTCgtcgaaacaaatttcacgattattttaacgagattgtattaattttccagGGGAACGCGACTGGGTGAGGAGCTACGCTATAATAAACCGCGGTAATAAAGAATTCTCACGTTACGTGCTGCGGTTTAAACGCTTCTCGTCGACGTGTTAATTCGCATCGGATTCTGGGTAATTTCTCGTTCGAGGCAGAAACGGTAGCAGGGTCTTTCCTTAACTGCTTCGAAATGTTccgaaaattaaatgaaaggaGATGGTTAATCAAATCATTGCTTGGCAGGGGGGATAAgttgtcaaatttttttaataatagtgATTTGTTGAGTAATTATTGCTTATAATTATGGATTCAAATTTGCTCTACATTTGTGTGTTATTTGTTAGAAGCTCGTGAGCTCTTCGCATAGAGGGATTATTCTCCAAACAGTTGTTAACAGAGGTTCGTAATATATATTCGGTAAAAGTTCGCGAGCTCTTTTTGCCGaatcaaatttccaaaaatcgCAAACAAGGAATGTGGAAAGCGTCTCGGCAGACGAACGAGATTTCGAAGCAGGAAAGCATAATTGAGATCGAGGAAAGGCGTCGTCGATGAGAAGGAGGCCCGAGGCAGAATATCATCGCCTCGTCAGGCTTGTCGGCGACTGGCAAGGGAGCAGAGAACGCGAGAAACATCAGCAGAAGCGGCATCAACAAGTTCCAGGGAAAGTTTCGAGGAGCGTGCGGCAATAGTGGTCCAGCAACTCACGAGATCTTTCCTATTGGGTTGTGCCACGATTATTTGCTGCTAATCATGTAAaaaatacacacacacacacatatatatatagactCTTGGAGTTTGTGTAAGTATAGAGAAAGCTCGAAGTCGACGAGGCATGTTACGAGACAAACTAATATtgttatatgaaaaaaatacttgGAGACTAAACAgttattttaaacagaaaaatcgGGGGATTTCTATATAAAGGAATTTCCTGAAAACGTAAAATCAATACGATACGAGATTCGCGAAAATGAGAGGTAATCAGATTATCGGTTCGACAGGAATACCGAAACTGCTCGTTTATCATTCGTTTCGCTTTTATTGTTCTATCGTCGTCGATAGCTCTCCGGCGGGGAATTAAAACTTCGCACCACTGCCAAGAACGGGGTAATTCCTGGTCGTTTTAACGACATCGTTAATCCTGTGGGTGGGAATGCAAAGAAAACCAGCGGCGAGCGTAAATCTTCGGGCGAGATGCAATCGCAATAAACTACTCCATTCGGTGGCGCGTTAAGTGGTCTTCTTGCCTTGGGCCTTCTAAAAACCTGGCGTTTTTTTCCCATTACCTGAAAGTATAGACTGTgcgaaatatgtaaaattatatgcaaGGTTATATACAAGATATTAAGAAGATTTCCCCACCactctaataaaaaatgtagatccgaaaatcgtgggttcgaatctccgtgccttatttttcgtagagactcctacaatatattaattctctgaaaatatacaaattacaatttaatttcagttaGCGACTTCGAAGTATCAATCCAGGTCTGAGACTAAAGGTAGGTTCTGAAATAGTAAGGTaactaaaattctaaaacctCGTTAAGTAATCCACAAAACTACGCGTGAAATTTATAGAAAGCCCGACCTATACTATTCCCACATACAATTATCAAATATGACCGATTTTTCGAAGCGCGAAAGTCTAAAGACCCTAATTAAGGGTGTATTTTTGCCGCGTATAAAAGCTCACTTTTTCGGATTAATTCGACCTAATTTCGCGAAAATTCATTACTTTTCGCGAGAACAAACTTGGGGATCCGCACAGATGATAATGTGCAACGTAAGTTTACAAACGTGAAAGGTGGTCTTCCTTTTCTGCTGCTTTCCGGTTCGTTGTGTCCACAAATGTTCGCtcctttaatatttaaagcaCGAAATAAGGGAAacttttataaacattttgtttggattagagaattaaaaaaaatagagccTATTTTTGTCACTTAGCTTCCTGTTCATTCTAAACCGCCCTCTCAACTCTGGGTGCTAAATATTAAACCATAGTCTGCATTTCTTTATGCTTCTACTATGTATTCCTTATATTATTCGATAACAACTCGTCACTGAAAAATATCCAGAGGTTCCACatcaattcaaatatttcctcctttttgaataataaaataaataatttcgggAAACTTCATGCTTCCACATCGCAATCCAAACAGACCTCCAACGACAGATACGAAGAGAAAAAACAAGGGTCGAATTGCGCTCTGCGACATGGTTACTCTCCTGAAAGCATAATGCTGTTCGCCAGAGGGGGCGAATCACACCTCTTCGTACAGAAAACAACTCGAGAATATGATCAAATGGCGCCCATTTCTCGTTGTTTAATTAACCCATCTGATCGTGcagaagaatgaaaaatatctcattttctttaaatttctgtttcattgaaatttatacattaacaatgcaaatgaattaaaaagcAACTTTGCTTCAAGGATGCCTTACGTAGAAGTCTACGCATACGGACAATTCAATGAATTCGACGATATAAAAAGCAGAGGGTGATATTAAAGTCGGCGAACAGAATACTTCGTTTCCGgttgatgaaattattttaaaactcgCTACAGAGCATAATGGGATTTCCTCTCGTTGGGAAATCTTTAAAGCGCGAATCTATCTTGATACGCCGTGCAATCGCAATAAACAGCAACCCTTCGAGCGAAATTAAATCTCCAGCTGCACTCGTAAACCGTCCATCAACGCGTGTACAAACTTTCTTGCTAACTGCTTTATAAAAGTTGATTTTTTGCTGGGATTATGCTGCATCCTACTTTGTGGAAACTTGTATGTACGGTTCAGGTCAGGCGAGCTTATGGAGATTTTGAATTTAGTATCGTGAGGAATACACGCATCCATGTATACGTACAGAAATTACTATGAAAGGTGtactatttgaaaaatatcaatatttttgggatAATTCACGTGTAAGAAACAATTTACGAAACAATTCAGTGAATCCTTCATTTTCTATCCAAATTGAAATACTTTCTTCTTCCATCCCCTATATTTTATTGACCACTATACCGAATCATGTCCAAAGCTCTTCAAGACCTGAATACATTGCAACAAAGATTCCCCTGTCTGCACAAAAATTATgaactatatttttcaattaatataaagaGACATACAAAATCCACGAAATTCTTCGTGTTTCCTTCGTTAAACCTGGAATCTGCCAGGTGGTCACGTTTCGAATCGCTCCGGGGTTCATTTGTCGTTCGAGCACGCTCAATGGAATTATCAAGATGGACGCAGCGACGCTCTGATGGATGAACGACCGCAAGTACGCGACCGATAAATCTGCGAAACGGCGGGGAAATGATGAATCGTCGTCCCGTTTTACCGTCGCCGCTTCAATTAcgttaatttcgtaattagAGCACGCGCCCGTTCGCGCTGGCTTATCTACGGTAGGGGACGATGGGGGGTTGGTTTTTTAATCGACGGTCACGGGGGAGAGAAATCCGTGACACGTCACGGCCGCCAGACACCGTCACGATATCCGGTGCGAACGAGGGTCGATGGAATTTTGCCAAATCGAAACGGAGATCTACGTTcaccgaatttttcaagcGGAAGAGACCAAAGAAACCCTTTGTCTCCTGAAGAGACTTTAGCAAAACCAACAAGGGCGGCTCAGGTTTGGGATGGATTCTATTTGGAATGAAATCGGGATTGAAGGAGGTGACCAGTATTGATACGATCCAAATGAGTTACTGTatcatgtatatattattattgatagtTTGTGTATCTTTGCATTTGTGCACATTCTCGTACATTTAGTAAgcgaattattaaaattgtctgtCCTTCTTATCTGTCTTGTAtcttgtatataatataattattactaatAAGGTAGGAAGATGAAATAGGAGATCTAactaaaatatctttttccaTGTACAATTATGTttacgtataatataattattccaCGAACTCCGCTAACTCTCAGGAATTAAAAATCCAGGTTCACTTGTGACTCTCAATAAAaccgaattaaaaattgcttgaATAGTCTTTGTCCCAACCTACCCAACTacattcttaaaattaaacCACCGATGCACCACCGGAGATCGCCCCACTGTTATTCCATTGTCAACAGCGACGACAGCGAACAAAAAACGCGAACAAAAAGATCCTCTATCGCGATATTCAAAGCTTTTGAACAATAGCGACCATATTCGCCGTATCGTCCAGAATCCTCCCACGTATCCCTCACGGAAGTTTCacgcaaattttcaagaagCGAAACTCGCGAACGCTTTATTTATTCGGGTCGATTCCGCTTCATCCCCGAGTTCCAAATCCTCCGAGTTTCCTTGATTTCCTTACCCTTGGCGAACTCGTGGAAAGTTGAGATGAAACGGTCCTAACAATAACGTATTCCTCCTCGATACACTTCCCACCCATTGTATCGAAACCCCGCGTTAAGGTTGCGAATGCGACTCATAAAGGAGCGATAATCCTCGAAGACTGGGAGCGGAATGCTGCCGTGAAATGCATTCAGAACGCGTTTATGCGCAAGCTATGGGTAGAAATTGGTGTTTGCTGGGGGTAAGAATAAGGATAATGCTTCGAAAATGGTCAAGAATCGCTGAGAAACTGTAGTATGGCGAATAGAAAGAAACTCTGTCTTTAGAATACATGAAGGCATACGTCTgagtattcaaatatattgcaaACTCAGTTTCTCTGAATCTCCATAAAAAAGCTCTTTCATTAGAGTCTCATGAAGACATACTTCTGAGTATCCAGAACCATTGCAAACCCATGTTTCCTGAATCTCGAAGAGAACCCCTTTCGTTACAAGTACCACGAAGCCATATAATTATCAGCATAAATGAGTTCAAAATGGGTTGATAACGTCTCTACTTTCCACTCCTATCACTCCTATTCCATTCAAGTTTCGTTTACTCTACTTCCCCATAACGCTTCTTTCCCCTTTCCCTATAATTTTCCTCTCACTTTTGCTTCTTCTATCGGTATAATATACATCTCGACCACGTACATTGTCAGACGTTCGAAAGGATTTAGTTGGCCACCCGCAACGAAAGTCATAACGCGGAGTACATCGTCTCGAACTGTCAGACACTCGGAGAGCCTTCTTCCTGTCAGGTATAATCCTCTTTCGAGGATTCCTCCGCGATTGCGGATTGCGCCGACGGTGCCAGACCTCCGCAACTCCGCGTGTCGAAATTGCACGCGGGTCTCGAAGTTCCGCTGTCGGTGTCGGAGCTCGATAGAGCTTAGGATGTGATGGGTGGCTCAGGATCGAACGCTCTCTTCGGCTTTGCCACGTTGCAGACAGAGATTGGAGGGGTTCCCGAAGGGAGTGACGAGTTTTCAAATGTGTTACGTTGTCCCTTTATTCTTTCAACGTCTGACTAGGTATGGGATTTATTCACCTTATTCGGATAAATAGGTACGAGTGTAGAAGTGCATAAATTGTCTATGAAAAGTTAACaagttaatgaaaatatcgagttCTAGCGAGTATTCGTAATGCCGTTAACGTAGTAGCCTCCAAAAATGcttaatcattatttaaaaacaattgaaatcgttacaatacaataaaatacgtaaaattacaattaaagcAGTCCATAGgtaagataaattaaatactagtTTCCGCAACAATACTAAAGATCAGCTTGTTTTAACAATCACAGCTCTGGAACTTCCAGAAATGATCATTTAGAAAGGGATTCTGAATActaaaaaaactaaacgtaTGTTGGACcaaatttattactaaaaaatacatttgcgTTTTATTTACACAATTGCGTTTCATTGTACACTCGTAAAAGATCAACGTTTTAAATAGGTACATAATATAGCAAAACTTAGTAATGTTCACATAGCGCATTTTTGATTGACTGACAAATACGAGTGAAACACTGTATTTCGATAAGCACttagtttattaattgttatttaaatttgttaaagtaaattttcttgtgacttacaaatttaaaaggaaCCGTATCACTTAATGATCAAATACCCTGaaatgacgtttaaaaaagttgatgttttatttacacattACCAAACAAGTCATATATCATATACAAGTGCATATAGATATAGAGTATTAACAAATCGTAATGTCTTTGTTTTAGACACCGTCGCGAGCTTTAACATAGCAATTTATTGCATAGtctcaacaaaatatttcgcTTTATTAGTGCTatgcaatttctattttacattttgccAATTTACCACTTATttgtttcctcttttcttaaaatttgttctgggcaattgataatattataaataatgccTTAACAGTCACGACACTTCGCGTCAGATTGTACATGTCTCTGGGGTCatatatcttttaaaaaacgTTATCAAgtcaaataaaagttaatacatagtgtttacaatttacaatgcTTTATCTGACACGAAGCAGTGGAAGATCTCTGTACAAAAAGTGTCGAATGGAAAACATCTTTCcttaaagtattttaaatttggtaattatttagattaaCTCGCACCTCACCGAGTTTGATGAACTTGAAATATGTTGTTAAGGAGCTTGGAACAccaaagaatgaaaaaaatcacttttttttcaagcTCGTCAAAATCGGTGAGGTGCGAGttaatctaaataattaccttaaatttttacatattattctattacattccttcaaatttcaatttacacaAATACGTAACTTTCTCTTTGAACGTTACATTATCACAGAAGATATGCTGTACAGCGTTATAGGATACATGTCTCTGTACCTGTTACAATTGGTCGTAatcacttttttctttaatttacaggaaaataatatttattgtctTTGACTAGGTGGTAGTCATTAATTGTTAACGCTTTACGTAACCGCTAAAATTGTCATACTTGAGTAGCAAGTATAGGCTAAGTCACGAAACTTGATTAATTCCATGTTATTAAAACTCCAACATACTGATTTGCACtgcaaatgtaaaaatatcttaaataaaCTTCATTAACTCATCAgagaacgaaataaaatcaaatacagTTACTTAcgtctttattatttaatctttgTCTTCGCATGTGCAAACTTCATTTGCTGCCTCGATGCATTCTGATGGACATTCTTCCGTTGTTATTTCAATATcgtaaattttcgttttcaacgGAGGTCGCTcgtatttacatattacaGAATACATATCACCACCTAATCGAAGCGCTAACCATCGATTCTTAATAACTGCCAGCTTTAAACACTCGCAAGTCAACTTTGCATAAAGATTGGTGTGAAGAGTTCTTCCCATTCCCTCGAGCACGATAAGATCaacattatattttaccaTCGCAAGGCATAAGTCCAGACTCAATCGgctgtaaaattgtaaatgataCGAATCCATTGATACAGATAATGCTTACAATGATTATTCTATTTCTGCTTCATGACTACTACCTTAAGTCAAGGCAGGGACCGGCTTGCGCCGTTTCCATAGCAATCAATCGATTTTCTTTCAGAGCATGTCTAATAACTCTGCATAGTTTTGCTGCATCGCGTAATGTCACGACTAGTTCTGGATATGTTACATCATTCAAAGCTGGCATAGAATTAGCGCACAGTATAACCTAaagcaattattaattaaatcaattaactTGCTCTTTGCATTaactttttgtaatttaataatgttataattatCAATGTCATCGCTAACTTTTGTTCCTCGCAGTAATAAATCTCGTGCGAAGGGTAAAATTCCCAGTACTATATCGACTCCACTGTTATCAACAAAAATAGCTGCACACTTATGAGGTGGTCCAGTTTCTAATCTGTATATCCAATCATCTAAGTCATCTTGCAACCAAGGTCTACctaagttttaaaaaaacaccatcaatattacaacaaatattttgttttcacaaTTAACGTCATTAAGTATACTAAAATAACGGCAGTACCCGGTATTTTTGATGCAGCTTCAGCGAAACCAAAGTCTGTTGTTTCCATTAAGGTAGCTACGGCTTGGGCACCCCAGTCAAACATATTACCGCTAATGACTCCTAGTATCAacgcatttattttttctcgtcCTTCTAATTTGTCGATAACAGCTATACGATCTTTCAAATGTTTTAAAGCTTCTTCATTCTCACTTTTCTTTTGCTGCGTATAGGAACGTAAAAAAAGATTACtataaaatacgtaaaaaagtatttacaatttaactggagttaagtttcaattttcagaataaCTTACATGTAAATAAGGATCAGGAAAATCGAATTCCTTCATGCAATGCTCAATAGTATCCAATAATACTCTCACAGTAAGTGTCCCATAAGCACTATGGTACAACAGAACTTAACATTACATTGCataatataacattataataGATGTTTGTAGAATGTTATACTCTCATCAGGGCTAAAATACTTACAATGGCTGCAGGTGCAGATAATGCAGTCTATTTATGTACTTCTCCTTAAGTTTTGTTGCTCTATCTTTAGCAGTTGGACTATGCGGCTGACTGTGAATAGCTCTTGCAACAAATTTGTCCACTGATTCCTCAAAACACTGAAGCCAATAATCTctaaacatattaatttatgtcaTAATAGAAAGAGCAATATTGTTGCGGATATACAGTAAAAAACTGAAAGTTACTTTGAAGCTAGAGGAAAAATAAGGCACCAAACTAAATTTTGAAACAGAAACTGTTATCCTTTACCTAGCTTCTTTATCTTCGGCAAGATCTGTTGTGTCAGGATTGTAAGTTGCAGGATCTTTTAAAAGTGGACAAAATGTCACAGCATTTTCAGCTTGATCAATTTCCAGCTGATCAACTTTAATTCCAAGATCGGTGGGTATTGAATCTTTAAATCCTGAGGAACCTGCATAATTCTCCAACCAACTATGTTTATCTGACTGTTCAGCACCATATAAAAACGCACCGATCGCACCAAGATAGCCCTCATGGCGAAGGAAAAGAGGCTTCACATTA
It contains:
- the LOC128873205 gene encoding 4'-phosphopantetheine phosphatase, coding for METAEYDKGQTHTHSIKLPAAVEVFANLKNAQKFAIDIGLSLTKIAYYSTVSYRKALYEDEGLGNSGERAYKVYEGNRLHFVKFETRYIENCLDFVKENLVNVERFHGKSIKVTGGGAHKYTPLLQEKLGLTIDKEDEIACLIKGCNFLLKNIPCEAFEFERHGNPEYKFQKACPNIFPYMLVNIGSGVSILKVESDNVFERVGGTATGGGTFWGLGSLLTKRKDFDELLQLAERGDHRNVDMLVKDIYGGDYSSQGLPGELIASSFGKAMSYIDNKGQPTFSEADLARSLLLTISNDIGQIASLYATVHKMSKVYFGGYFLRNHPLSMHTISYSINYWSHGNVKPLFLRHEGYLGAIGAFLYGAEQSDKHSWLENYAGSSGFKDSIPTDLGIKVDQLEIDQAENAVTFCPLLKDPATYNPDTTDLAEDKEARDYWLQCFEESVDKFVARAIHSQPHSPTAKDRATKLKEKYINRLHYLHLQPFAYGTLTVRVLLDTIEHCMKEFDFPDPYLHQKKSENEEALKHLKDRIAVIDKLEGREKINALILGVISGNMFDWGAQAVATLMETTDFGFAEAASKIPGRPWLQDDLDDWIYRLETGPPHKCAAIFVDNSGVDIVLGILPFARDLLLRGTKVILCANSMPALNDVTYPELVVTLRDAAKLCRVIRHALKENRLIAMETAQAGPCLDLSRLSLDLCLAMVKYNVDLIVLEGMGRTLHTNLYAKLTCECLKLAVIKNRWLALRLGGDMYSVICKYERPPLKTKIYDIEITTEECPSECIEAANEVCTCEDKD